From a region of the Macadamia integrifolia cultivar HAES 741 unplaced genomic scaffold, SCU_Mint_v3 scaffold1106, whole genome shotgun sequence genome:
- the LOC122062791 gene encoding probable leucine-rich repeat receptor-like protein kinase At1g35710, producing the protein MVDSLDLNSPMAYYSSTRSSPSTSPTPLMSFFYLCLIVLFLSTSSAFGSGLGVSSSQSSSSETEALLKWKATLQNYSVPALRSWKLTSSSSAPIPCCNWFGITCNKARTSVVEISLPGLELQGTLHNFTFSSFPNLLRLNLSGNGLTGPIPVHIGSLSKLLLLDLSNNYLSSVLPPLSNLSSLHYLDLYDNEISGTIPLEIGNMKNLVELAIGSNKFTGTIPHVLANLSNLHFLYLHTNELSGPIPYAMGNLENLVDLDLSENSLSGPIPYSLSNLSRLETLYLFSNQLSGPVPSEIGDMKNIIDLELSENSLIGPIPHSLSNLTRLETLYLHSNQLSGPMPSEIGDMKKLVDLELSQNNLSGPIPHSLSNLSRLKTLYVYSNQLSGPVPPEIGDMKNLVVMELSQNNLSGPIPHSLANLARLETLYLFSNQLSGPVPSEIGDMKNLIDLELSENSLIGPIPHSLSNLTRLETLHLYSNQLSGPVPNEIGDMKNLIGLVLSKNNLSGPIPHSLSNLSRLETLYLFDNQLSGPVPSEIGDMKNLVELELSQNDLSGPIPHSLSNLTRLETLYFDSNQLSGPMPSEIGDMKKLVDLELSQNNLSGPIPHSLSNLSRLKTLYVYSNQLSGPVPPEIGDMKILVVLELSQNNLSGPIPHSLANLARLETLYLFSNQLSGPVPSEIGDMKNLIDLELSENSLIGPIPHSLSNLTRLETLHLYSNQLSGPMPNEIGDMKNLIGLVLSKNNLSGPIPHSLSNLSRLETLYLFDNQLSGPVPPEIGDMKNL; encoded by the coding sequence ATGGTTGATTCACTGGACTTGAATTCTCCCATGGCTTACTACTCATCCACCCGTTCTTCTCCCAGTACTTCTCCGACTCCATTAATGTCGTTTTTCTATCTTTGCCTTATCGTCTTATTCCTCAGTACTTCCTCTGCGTTTGGTAGTGGATTAGGGGTCTCTTCCTCTCAGTCGTCATCAAGTGAAACAGAGGCTCTACTCAAATGGAAAGCCACTCTCCAAAACTACTCTGTCCCTGCTCTCCGTTCTTGGAAGCTTACATCATCATCCTCAGCACCAATCCCCTGCTGCAACTGGTTTGGTATAACTTGTAACAAAGCCCGAACCAGCGTGGTTGAGATTAGCCTTCCAGGACTGGAGCTGCAAGGTACGCTTCACAACTtcaccttctcttcttttcccaatCTCCTTCGTCTCAATCTCAGTGGCAATGGACTCACAGGACCCATACCAGTGCATATTGGTAGCCTCTCCAAACTCCTCCTCCTTGATCTCTCCAATAATTATCTTTCCAGCGTTCTGCCCCCCTTAAGTAATTTAAGCAGCCTGCACTACTTAGACCTCTATGACAATGAAATCAGTGGCACAATTCCTTTAGAAATAGGGAATATGAAAAATCTGGTTGAGTTAGCAATAGGTTCGAATAAATTCACTGGTACAATCCCCCATGTCCTGGCTAATTTAAGCAACCTTCACTTCCTATACTTGCATACCAATGAACTCAGTGGTCCAATACCTTATGCAATGGGAAATCTAGAAAATTTGGTTGACTTAGACCTATCTGAAAACAGCCTCAGTGGTCCAATCCCTTATTCTCTGTCTAATTTGAGTAGACTAGAGACCCTCTATTTGTTTTCgaatcaattatctggtccaGTGCCTTCTGAAATCGGAGatatgaaaaatattattgaCTTGGAGCTATCTGAAAACAGCCTCATTggtccaatccctcattctctgtctAATTTAACTAGACTAGAGACCCTCTATTTGCATTCaaatcaattatctggtccaATGCCTTCTGAAATCGGAGATATGAAAAAATTGGTTGACTTGGAGCTATCTCAAAACAACCTCAGTggtccaatccctcattctctgtctAATTTAAGTAGACTAAAGACCCTCTATGTGTATTCgaatcaattatctggtccTGTGCCTCCTGAAATCGGAGATATGAAAAATTTGGTTGTCATGGAGCTATCTCAAAACAACCTCAGTggtccaatccctcattctctggCTAATTTAGCTAGACTAGAGACCCTCTATTTGTTTTCgaatcaattatctggtccaGTGCCTTCTGAAATCGGAGATATGAAAAATCTTATTGACTTGGAGCTATCTGAAAACAGCCTCATTggtccaatccctcattctctgtctAATTTAACTAGACTAGAGACCCTCCATTTGTATTCaaatcaattatctggtccaGTGCCTAAtgaaattggagatatgaaaAATTTGATTGGCTTGGTCCTATCTAAAAACAACCTCAGTggtccaatccctcattctctgtctAATTTGAGTAGACTAGAGACCCTCTATCTGTTTGAcaatcaattatctggtccTGTGCCTTCTGAAATCGGAGATATGAAAAATTTGGTTGAGTTGGAGCTATCTCAAAACGACCTCAGTggtccaatccctcattctctgtctaatttaactagactagagaccctctattttgattctaatcaattatctggtccaATGCCTTCTGAAATCGGAGATATGAAAAAATTGGTTGACTTGGAGCTATCTCAAAACAACCTCAGTggtccaatccctcattctctgtctAATTTAAGTAGACTAAAGACCCTCTATGTGTATTCgaatcaattatctggtccTGTGCCTCCTGAAATCGGAGATATGAAAATTTTGGTTGTCTTGGAGCTATCTCAAAACAACCTCAGTggtccaatccctcattctctggCTAATTTAGCTAGACTAGAGACCCTCTATTTGTTTTCgaatcaattatctggtccaGTGCCTTCTGAAATCGGAGATATGAAAAATCTTATTGACTTGGAGCTATCTGAAAACAGCCTTATTggtccaatccctcattctctgtctAATTTAACTAGACTAGAGACCCTCCATTTGTATTCaaatcaattatctggtccaATGCCTAAtgaaattggagatatgaaaAATTTGATTGGCTTGGTCCTATCTAAAAACAACCTCAGTggtccaatccctcattctctgtctAATTTGAGTAGACTAGAGACCCTCTATCTGTTTGAcaatcaattatctggtccTGTGCCTCCTGAAATCGGAGATATGAAAAATTTG